The Klebsiella quasivariicola region CCCTGCAGGCGCACGTCGCCAAACTGTTCGCCGCTCAGGTTTTCACATTCGGTAATACCGTCGCTGAAGAGGCACAGCCGCTCCCCCGGCGCCAGCGAGAAGCTGACATCTGCCCATGAGAGATTGTCTATCAGCCCCACCGGCGCGCCACCGCTGCCGACCCGCCGAACACTTCCATCCAGGCTAACAATAAAGGGGGTAGGATGACCGCCCTGACACAGTTTACCCGCGCCGGTCTTCATGTCGATGACGCCATAGATCAGGGTGAAATAGCTGACGATATCTGCCTCGTCGCTACAAAAACGACCATTCAGGATCTGCACCACCTCGGCTGGTGACGCCGGCTGGTTGTCTGCAGTAAAAAGAAAACGCTCAACCGCCCTGCCATGCAGAAACTGGCGGGCGACGGCAAGCGACATCATCGCCGCCCCTACGCCGTGCCCGGAGACATCCACGCAGTAAAACCCGAGATGATCCCCCAGTGGGAAAACATTAAAAATATCCCCCGATACCCAGGCCGACGGCAGGAATATCCAGTCGGAGAAAAAACCCTGATGGCACAGCTGATGGGCGGGGAGAACCGACTGTTGAATGCGCGCCGCCAGCTCCAAATCGTGCTCAATCTGCCGCAGCGCTTCGCTCAGCCGCGCATTGCGCGCGGCGAGGTCAGACTCCAGAGAGAGGATCCGCGCCCCGGCATGCAGCCGCGCCCGCAGTTCACTCTGCTCCACCGGCTTACTGAGAAAATCGTCGGCCCCGGCCTCAAACCCCAGCGTTAAATCGCCCGGATTTTCGCGGGCGGTGAGCAATATCAGATAAACGTAGTGGCCAAAGTGGCGGCGGCGAACTTCCCGGCACAGCGTCAGGCCATTCATCTCCGGCATTTCCCAGTCGCTAATCACCAGGCTGACGGACTGGTTCTCCAGGATCGCCAGTGCAGCGACGCCGTTTTCCGCCTCACTGACGATATAGCCCCACTGCGTCAACATTCGGCTCAACAGCCGACGATAAACCAGCGAATCTTCAACAATCAGGACGTGCTGTGCCGACATTGCGCCTCCTAAATCGGCAGGAACCAAATCAGGCTGACCGTGCCTTCACGAAACTTGCCGCTGTACGTTATCAGTTTAGTCAGTAGCGGGTTGGCTTGCTCATCAGCAACGGGGTTGTCAACCAGGCTATACTCCAACCTGACGGCAACGCCAATCGACTGTAGCGACAAACCGGCGATAAATGGCTGGTCAGCAAAAGTATCGTGTGGCTGATGCTGGATAAAGACGGGTGAGCGGCGGCCCGCTTTACCGCAGAATGGCAACGAGGAAATCCTGTAAGGGGAAAACTCATGCATGGCCAGCGCGTGTCGCCTGCGGATCCTAGCCCGCCCGGCCGCTGCCGGGCGAACGGGTCATGAGGAACGCACCATGAAGTTTTATCGCGATCTTTTTGAAGCCAGTCTGAATCGCGTCGTACCGGAGCACGATAAAAAGCGCTTTTTTCAGGCCTTCTACAGCACCTTTATCCATATGTCGCCCGAGACGGAGCAGCACTTCTCACGACGCCCGGGCGAGGAAGGCCAGCAGATGATCTTTAAAAGCTTTTTCGCCATGCTGGCGGTCAACGGCGACCTCTTTGTACCCGATTTTCTGGAACGGCTGGCACGCGAGCAGAGCGAGGAAGGCCTGCGTCTGCCGCCGCGGTTTTTTGCGCTGTGGCGAGAAGCAATGCTCAAAACCGTCCGCGCCAGCGATCCACTGTGCGATGAAGAGATCCTCACTGCATGGGCAATGGCGATCGCCCCTGGTCTTGAGTATCTGCGCCGCCAGGCGGAGCTCCACTATCAGACCGCAGGTCAGTGATCATG contains the following coding sequences:
- a CDS encoding globin; translated protein: MKFYRDLFEASLNRVVPEHDKKRFFQAFYSTFIHMSPETEQHFSRRPGEEGQQMIFKSFFAMLAVNGDLFVPDFLERLAREQSEEGLRLPPRFFALWREAMLKTVRASDPLCDEEILTAWAMAIAPGLEYLRRQAELHYQTAGQ
- a CDS encoding PP2C family protein-serine/threonine phosphatase, which translates into the protein MSAQHVLIVEDSLVYRRLLSRMLTQWGYIVSEAENGVAALAILENQSVSLVISDWEMPEMNGLTLCREVRRRHFGHYVYLILLTARENPGDLTLGFEAGADDFLSKPVEQSELRARLHAGARILSLESDLAARNARLSEALRQIEHDLELAARIQQSVLPAHQLCHQGFFSDWIFLPSAWVSGDIFNVFPLGDHLGFYCVDVSGHGVGAAMMSLAVARQFLHGRAVERFLFTADNQPASPAEVVQILNGRFCSDEADIVSYFTLIYGVIDMKTGAGKLCQGGHPTPFIVSLDGSVRRVGSGGAPVGLIDNLSWADVSFSLAPGERLCLFSDGITECENLSGEQFGDVRLQGCLQDGVRLSLPTLLAEFAGHLTRWRNGDGREPQAMADDVSLLIIERTGDSDEN